From one Nycticebus coucang isolate mNycCou1 chromosome 14, mNycCou1.pri, whole genome shotgun sequence genomic stretch:
- the RCOR2 gene encoding REST corepressor 2 isoform X1, which yields MPSVMEKPSAGSGILSRSRAKTVPNGGQPHSEDDSSEEEHSHDSMIRVGTNYQAVIPECKPESPARYSNKELKGMLVWSPNHCVSDAKLDKYIAMAKEKHGYNIEQALGMLLWHKHDVEKSLADLANFTPFPDEWTVEDKVLFEQAFGFHGKCFQRIQQMLPDKLIPSLVKYYYSWKKTRSRTSVMDRQARRLGGRKDKEDSSDELEEGRGTVSEGEPDAGDPKREPLPSRPLNARPGPGKKEIQVSQYRHHPLRTRRRPPKGMYLSPEGLTAVSGSPDLANLTLRGLDSQLISLKRQVQSMKQTNSSLRQALEGGIDPLRPPEANTKFNSRWTTDEQLLAVQAIRRYGKDFGAIAEVIGNKTLTQVKTFFVSYRRRFNLEEVLQEWEAEQDGTPGAPVPMEEARRGAPLPAPALEEDDEVQITSVSTSVPRPVPPAPPPPPPPTSLSQPPPLLRPPLPTAPTLLRQPPPLQQGRFLQPRLAPNQPPPPLIRPALAASRHSARPGPQPPPTLIGAPLEPPAPSL from the exons ACAGCATGATCCGCGTTGGAACCAATTACCAGGCCGTAATTCCGGAGTGCAAGCCTG AGAGCCCTGCACGCTACAGCAACAAGGAGCTGAAAGGGATGCTGGTGTGGTCGCCCAACCACTGTGTGTCAGATGCCAAAC TTGACAAGTACATTGCAATGGCCAAAGAGAAGCATGGCTACAACATTGAGCAG GCGCTGGGCATGCTCCTTTGGCATAAACACGATGTGGAGAAGTCACTGGCTGACCTGGCCAACTTCACCCCATTCCCTGATGAGTGGACAGTGGAGGACAAGGTGCTGTTTGAACAGGCCTTTGGCTTCCATGGCAAATGCTTCCAGCGGATCCAACAGATG CTGCCAGACAAATTGATTCCCAGCCTAGTGAAATATTACTACTCTTGGAAGAAGACTCGCAGCCGAACTAGTGTGATGGACAGACAGGCACGGCGGCTGGGGGGCCGCAAGGACAAAGAAGACAG CAGTGATGAGCTTGAAGAGGGACGAGGAACCGTGAGTGAGGGAGAGCCAGATGCTGGAGACCCCAAGCGGGAG CCTCTGCCCTCTCGGCCCCTGAATGCGCGCCCAGGCCCTGGGAAGAAGGAGATCCAGGTGTCTCAGTACCGCCACCACCCATTGCGAACACGGCGTCGCCCACCTAAGGGCATGTACCTGAGCCCTGAGGGTCTCACTGCAGTGTCAGGAAGCCCAGACCTTGCCAACCTCACACTCCGAGGTCTGGATTCCCAGCTCATCTCCCTCAAGCGCCAG GTGCAGAGCATGAAGCAGACCAACAGCAGCCTGCGCCAAGCCCTGGAGGGCGGAATTGATCCACTCCGCCCCCCTGAG GCCAACACCAAGTTCAATTCCCGTTGGACCACAGATGAGCAGCTTTTGGCTGTCCAAG CCATCCGTAGGTATGGCAAAGACTTTGGGGCTATTGCAGAGGTGATTGGGAACAAGACTCTGACCCAGGTGAAGACCTTCTTTGTGAGCTACCGGCGCCGCTTCAATCTGGAGGAGGTGCTGCAGGaatgggaggctgagcaggatggGACCCCTGGAGCCCCGGTCCCCATGGAGGAGGCTAGGAGAGGGGCTCCCTTGCCAGCCCCAGCCCTAGAGGAAGATGATGAG gtCCAGATTACATCAGTCTCAACATCTGTACCCCGACCTGTGCCCCCTGCACCACCaccccctccacctcccacctcacTGTCTCAGCCACCCCCACTGCTGAGGCCACCTCTGCCCACGGCTCCCACTCTACTTCGCCAGCCACCCCCTCTACAGCAGGGCCGCTTCCTTCAGCCTCGGCTGGCCCCTAACCAGCCCCCCCCACCACTTATCCGTCCTGCTCTGGCTGCCTCCCGCCACAGTGCCCGTCCTGGCCCTCAGCCCCCACCCACCCTGATTGGAGCCCCTCTGGAGCCTCCAGCACCTTCACTCTGA
- the RCOR2 gene encoding REST corepressor 2 isoform X2 yields MPSVMEKPSAGSGILSRSRAKTVPNGGQPHSEDDSSEEEHSHDSMIRVGTNYQAVIPECKPESPARYSNKELKGMLVWSPNHCVSDAKLDKYIAMAKEKHGYNIEQALGMLLWHKHDVEKSLADLANFTPFPDEWTVEDKVLFEQAFGFHGKCFQRIQQMLPDKLIPSLVKYYYSWKKTRSRTSVMDRQARRLGGRKDKEDSDELEEGRGTVSEGEPDAGDPKREPLPSRPLNARPGPGKKEIQVSQYRHHPLRTRRRPPKGMYLSPEGLTAVSGSPDLANLTLRGLDSQLISLKRQVQSMKQTNSSLRQALEGGIDPLRPPEANTKFNSRWTTDEQLLAVQAIRRYGKDFGAIAEVIGNKTLTQVKTFFVSYRRRFNLEEVLQEWEAEQDGTPGAPVPMEEARRGAPLPAPALEEDDEVQITSVSTSVPRPVPPAPPPPPPPTSLSQPPPLLRPPLPTAPTLLRQPPPLQQGRFLQPRLAPNQPPPPLIRPALAASRHSARPGPQPPPTLIGAPLEPPAPSL; encoded by the exons ACAGCATGATCCGCGTTGGAACCAATTACCAGGCCGTAATTCCGGAGTGCAAGCCTG AGAGCCCTGCACGCTACAGCAACAAGGAGCTGAAAGGGATGCTGGTGTGGTCGCCCAACCACTGTGTGTCAGATGCCAAAC TTGACAAGTACATTGCAATGGCCAAAGAGAAGCATGGCTACAACATTGAGCAG GCGCTGGGCATGCTCCTTTGGCATAAACACGATGTGGAGAAGTCACTGGCTGACCTGGCCAACTTCACCCCATTCCCTGATGAGTGGACAGTGGAGGACAAGGTGCTGTTTGAACAGGCCTTTGGCTTCCATGGCAAATGCTTCCAGCGGATCCAACAGATG CTGCCAGACAAATTGATTCCCAGCCTAGTGAAATATTACTACTCTTGGAAGAAGACTCGCAGCCGAACTAGTGTGATGGACAGACAGGCACGGCGGCTGGGGGGCCGCAAGGACAAAGAAGACAG TGATGAGCTTGAAGAGGGACGAGGAACCGTGAGTGAGGGAGAGCCAGATGCTGGAGACCCCAAGCGGGAG CCTCTGCCCTCTCGGCCCCTGAATGCGCGCCCAGGCCCTGGGAAGAAGGAGATCCAGGTGTCTCAGTACCGCCACCACCCATTGCGAACACGGCGTCGCCCACCTAAGGGCATGTACCTGAGCCCTGAGGGTCTCACTGCAGTGTCAGGAAGCCCAGACCTTGCCAACCTCACACTCCGAGGTCTGGATTCCCAGCTCATCTCCCTCAAGCGCCAG GTGCAGAGCATGAAGCAGACCAACAGCAGCCTGCGCCAAGCCCTGGAGGGCGGAATTGATCCACTCCGCCCCCCTGAG GCCAACACCAAGTTCAATTCCCGTTGGACCACAGATGAGCAGCTTTTGGCTGTCCAAG CCATCCGTAGGTATGGCAAAGACTTTGGGGCTATTGCAGAGGTGATTGGGAACAAGACTCTGACCCAGGTGAAGACCTTCTTTGTGAGCTACCGGCGCCGCTTCAATCTGGAGGAGGTGCTGCAGGaatgggaggctgagcaggatggGACCCCTGGAGCCCCGGTCCCCATGGAGGAGGCTAGGAGAGGGGCTCCCTTGCCAGCCCCAGCCCTAGAGGAAGATGATGAG gtCCAGATTACATCAGTCTCAACATCTGTACCCCGACCTGTGCCCCCTGCACCACCaccccctccacctcccacctcacTGTCTCAGCCACCCCCACTGCTGAGGCCACCTCTGCCCACGGCTCCCACTCTACTTCGCCAGCCACCCCCTCTACAGCAGGGCCGCTTCCTTCAGCCTCGGCTGGCCCCTAACCAGCCCCCCCCACCACTTATCCGTCCTGCTCTGGCTGCCTCCCGCCACAGTGCCCGTCCTGGCCCTCAGCCCCCACCCACCCTGATTGGAGCCCCTCTGGAGCCTCCAGCACCTTCACTCTGA